The DNA window TGCTGTCAGTCGGCTTTGATCTGCGCTGCCAGCGTTTTCCAGGTGGCCATCATTTTGTCATAGGTGGCCATATTGTCGGTGATCAGCAATTTGATCGCGTAGCCTCTCACCAGACAGAAAGTCATTTGTAAGGTGTCTTCAGCGGCGTCTGCGTTCCAGCCTAAGTCGATTAGCTTTCTGATCCAGGCTTTTTCAACCGCGCTGCGGCTGTTCAAGGCCAGCTTGATCTGTTGCTCCCGCAACTCCTCATTTTTTCCGCCAGCTATCAGTATGTCGAGTGCTACCATAAAAAACTCCGAGAGGTAGAAGTCCTCCGCATCTTTAATGGCGGCCTCGACGGGGTCCTCGTCGGCAGAGAAAGCGGCGATGTTTTTAATGAAAATTTGTTGGGAGCGCTCGTAGGCGTACTCCATCGCGGCTAACGTTAGATCGTTTTTCGTAGGGTAGTGATGTAACTGGGCGCCCTGGGATACCCCCGCTTTTTTGGCGACGGCTGAGGTTCTGAAGTTGGCAAATCCGTTATCGCGAATAACTTCGAAGGCGGCCTTTGATAGCCGCTCTCGCATAATTGCTGTGCGTTCCGCCTGGGGGACGCGGGTTTTCTTTTTTTCTACTGTCAAAATCGCTGCCTCTGGTGCAGTGGAACGTGTTGGCGAATGGTTCGCGCTAATGTCAAATTATATGACGACAGTGATTTTCAATCGACTATTGCAGATCCACATTTGGTATTAATTACTTCTCGGTGATGGATACCTTGAGTCCTGGGTAACTTGGCCTAGACTGCAATTTGAAGGCAGGTTTTAGCGGGTTTTTTGTTGACGCCTATGGGCGGAGAAAATACTATCTTGAGTGTCAGTCAGTGAAAATAATGCATACTTGGCTGAGTGAGTAGTAGTGATTTTTTTGTTGCTAGTTTTCGATGTCAACGCTTGTATTGATAGTTAAAAATTATAAGTTTAGCCAGCTGGCTGGATCATAAGATTCGAGTTTGCAGTGACATAGTGGCGGGGTGTTTTTTTGTATTGCCCCTTTTATTGGCAACCTAAAGCAGTCGATTGAGCAGCACTTAATATGCGCCGCGGTGGGCGTGTCAAGGTTCTCACTGCCTTGGCCGATCCCTCCAGGTAGCTAAATGACATGCGAACGTGTATTCAGGAGAGAAAAATGACGTCTAGGAAATTTCGCGGTGTTCCTTTACCACTGGTGTCAGCCATTGCGGCTGCGGGGACAATGCTCGTAAGCAATTCGGCTGTGGCGCAGCTGGAGGAGGTTGTCGTGACCGCCCAGAAGCGTTCGGAGAGCGCCCAAGAGGTACCAATCGCTATTACGGCGGTGACGGAATTGGCGTTGGAAAAATCCGGGATTACCGGCAGTGATGAGTTATCGATGGTAGTGCCAAACCTGCAATTCAGTCGGCAGCTGGCGTCGGCAACCCCATTTATTCGCGGCGTGGGTACCAAGAACTCCTCCGCCGGTGAAGAAAGCAGTGTCTCAACCTACGTGGACGGGGTTTATTACTCTTCCATGGTTGCCTCGATTATGGAATTTAACAACATCGAGCGCATCGAAGTGCTGCGCGGTCC is part of the Spongiibacter taiwanensis genome and encodes:
- a CDS encoding TetR/AcrR family transcriptional regulator, producing MTVEKKKTRVPQAERTAIMRERLSKAAFEVIRDNGFANFRTSAVAKKAGVSQGAQLHHYPTKNDLTLAAMEYAYERSQQIFIKNIAAFSADEDPVEAAIKDAEDFYLSEFFMVALDILIAGGKNEELREQQIKLALNSRSAVEKAWIRKLIDLGWNADAAEDTLQMTFCLVRGYAIKLLITDNMATYDKMMATWKTLAAQIKAD